From the Papaver somniferum cultivar HN1 chromosome 2, ASM357369v1, whole genome shotgun sequence genome, the window ACAATTccctaattttaattaaaagattttccgtgcaattaattaaattaattaatcaCCGGATTAAGCCATTAGCAATGGCACGATTAGTAAGAAAATGAGTAGTTTCATAAACAGGAAGTTCTTCTCTATACCTTTGATCAATTGATCCACCATTAATACTACTAAGCTCAAACAGATCAGAACTAGCATCACTAGCCGcatcatcgtattcatcatcatcatcctcgtcGAGATAATCTTTCATTTCAtaatcattcttcttcttctgatatcCCTTCAGAAGATCTCTAGCTTTCTCTTCGATTCTTCTATTCTTCTCCATTATCTGAAACTTCAAATCTTCATCCATATTCATCAATGAAGAAGATTTAGTATCACTGGGTTTACGACCTTTCGCCATTAATCCTGGTTCATCAGTTTCATATAGACATTTATGTCCACATGGTCGACAATCTTCGTCAACAATGACACTAACAGGATAAAATCGGACAGATCTTTTAATCCGATTACTCGAATTCGAAGTGTTTTTACTCAAACAAGATCTTGAATATGAAGAAACTGATGAACATGTTGAGTTAGAACCATACCCAGATTTGTATATTCTTGAATCTTCATGACGATTATGATTATGATATTCATCACCATTGAGAGaattcgaaaactttggttttttcgAGTTTTCTTTTGTAAACAGAGAATTGATGAAACTAGCAATTTTACTTCCAGGAGAGATGGGTTGTTTTACCTTCTTTAAATCTCCATAaatcttcaaagttcttgatttCTTGGTGGGTTTTGGTTGTGGTGGAACAGAAGCAATTTTCTTTGTCTCTTCTGAAGAGAAACTCGTTCGGATCGGTTTAATAGAAGGAGGTTTCATCGATGATGATCTTGATGAACTGTATATTGATGATTGATCAGTTTCAGAAGATGAAAAACCACTACTACCATAACAAGAATCAGAAGAACTTGAATTGAAAACCCGACTCGCATTTGATGATGAATAATTCTTCTCTAAATCTGCTGATAATGAATTCCTTCTTACAACAACTTTCTCAGTAGTGCTCATAATTCTTTTCTCCATCCAATTCTCAATTAACTCTTCTCGGTTATTATTACTACTCTGTTTCTTTTTCATGGTTTTTTCTCTGTAAATAACTTCTTCTACACCTTCTTTAATAAAacaaccaccacctccaccaccaccattatgaTCTCCTTCATCAATAGAACGATAGATTTCATCAAGtaaagatgatgaaaatgatggattttttgATCTCTCATCTCTGTAATTACTTTCTCTCAATGATTTCTCCCATTTTAACTGATCCATCTAAAAAAACCGGACGAGAACAAGACCCAAACAGAGCAAAAATGGAGAAAGGATTTTGagaaattttgatttttcctCACTGAAACAGTGATTTTGGTTTCTCTGTCTACGAATGAATGAACAGACTGAGTGGTTCTTTCTCTCCTTTTTAAGGGCTCTGAAAATGAATCATCCCAAGCGTGCAAATTGTCCTAATTGGCAAAGAAAAATGACAGGGATAACCTTATTTGTCAGTACactttaattaaaatattttagaGAATATTTTATTCCCAATTTTGCATCCTTTAATTGTGATTAAGAAAATCTTTGATTAAATTGAAATTTTGAAAGCATATCTTATATCATAAATTGACAGTATTTTTAGTAGTAAATCCCACACTAATTAATAGTGTGTTCCTAGCATTTAAAGCCAACATGGTGGTGAAGAATGCAACATTACATTACATGATTTATGGCACCATAATGTGTCTATTTCAATGTGGGCAACTATAATTAATTTACCGTGAGCCATATTCCGAAACAAAATATGTGTCCAGGAGAGTCTAGGTGCAATGTCGTCAGATGATTTTTACTGTAAATCACTTTCTTTATTCCTTTTTAGACTCGATATCTTTAGATATCGATGCATATGGACTGAGTTTGCTAGTCTATTAATCTCAAACATTTCAAATCAAGCCCATTCTGGTACGAACACAAGTGGGTTTATGATAGCCGACATAACCGAAGAAAAGCATTTAACATACCGACAAGCCAAATACATTGACTCGGTCAAATTTGATTTGAGTCTCTCCGAAGTAGAGTGTCAAATCTCAATATAACAGATATCTGtcaataaaatttaaaaattttcgaataaaagaacataaaattggtcaattaatccaataacgacaatttttgggtgaaaaatacatgtaaaatttgatactgtttaaatggacaaaaatgtaaaaatagccaggatgtaaacagtttcatcctacccatttttaaataccttttcttgtttttgatttacatcaggatgcatccaatttcatcctcgctattttttaagtttaagccaggattaatccagtttcatccttgttatttttttggtgtccatttcacccattaAAATTTTTACTTATccattaaaaccatgttttaaaaatatttggacaaatgactcattttccgagaaaaagaaaaacatggaCTAGTTTTGGTAAAACTACACCAATTTAACGACAACACTGATGTGGTTTATTTGGAACAATTAAGATTTCTAATCTAATTAGTATATAAAAATTTGGGGACAATGAATTTTAGATAAGAATAAGAGAACAGTTGGTGGTTGGATCATATAATTAACGTTTGAATTTAAGAAAATTTAATGAAGAAATGCATGGGTGTACTTTTGTTTGTACATTATACCCCAAAAATATAAATTCAATTAATAATCTATAGTATCAGGACTAATGGGATATAATCTTGGAAGTCATTAATATAACATTATTGTTGTATTAATATACACTGAGGATAAGGTACTAAATCATTTTATTAATTTGGTATACTTATTATTGAAATAAAAAATGGATCAAAAGATGAAGAATAATATGAACTGTGAAGGTTCGTATATACTTTTTGAGTTGTCTAAACCGTGTACTATCTGTATTTATCATACAGATAACGATTATGCATGCTCAACCCCTAGATAACATTAATAGTGGCCCAAGGAGAAAGTAAATTAATTTCACCTATGGATTAATTTTAATTCAAAGAATTTGGTTGACAAATGTATTTGGATAGGATGTACTGGTATCAATAAAATCTTTTAAGCATAATTGGAGAATAAGAAGTTATTGTAATTAATTGGCATGGAGTGATGCCATAATTACAAGGGTCTTTTTCTCTTTAGCGCAGTTGAAAAAAGGAAATGCAAAGGTCTTCACCTCGGTTACGCATTTCTGTTGAGGTAGAATTAGACCTTGGAAATTAGGGCTCTGGCCGCGGGTTGAGCCTAACCCAGACCATGTAAACCCAGCCCGTTGTAACCTGTCGACTGAACATGCCAGGTTAGGGTTGAGATATATAAAACCCGTTCATAAATGGGTCGACCCGCcaaacccatgagttaacccgtCAATCCGTTCTAACCAATTTGATTTCGTGAATTTTAGGGTTCCATTGAATTTAGAACCGATTTCCCCATGTATCACAAAAATTATCAGCAATTCATTTGATTTCATATTCAATAATACCCACGAATAACTTACAATATCATCTTCAGACCACCCAGATCTTCATAAAAACTCTTAATTCTGAATGTTATTGATTTAGGAAAAAAACCTTTACTGATCTTCCCTAAATTAGTTCAaacaatatcaatatcaaatTAATCTAATCATCAATAACAACTAATATTTATAATTTTACAATCTCCAATGCTGAAAATCCCAAAATTTCAGATCTAACACCTAGAAAAATGATTAGTCACATCCGGTCCATTAATCCATAAATGACTCTCACCCGGCTTGTTGCCACCTGTTGGTAGAACTAATAGCTGATATACGGACATGTATAAGCGGAGTACTCACATCATTTACCGCCAACATTTCAAAGTTTATTCATGTATATTTTGACCAAAGCTTTTCgacatatttttattttctttttaactttttttttaatgaatattattaatttagtatttataaaaataattaaatttgaaATTACACACCAGAGACTTAAGTTGGCGGCCGAGCGACAAGCTGAGCGCCAACTCCCTTCTGAATAGCAactcctaatctatgaaaaacaaACCTTCCTACACCGCTACCAACATCATTACTAGCTAAGCAATTTTTCAAACGTTTGAAAAAACATACAATGTCTTCACCAAGCTCCCCTAAGGTAGTAAAGGCCAAAActcccaaaccataaccatgcgaAACACATTCATCTAAGTATTTAGTACACTTTCGTGCAACAGCTCTAGAAATGGCCTGACTTGGGACGAAAGCACGAACACCGTCACCAGTGAAGggtgagacacctgtgacatccatacacacatcttgtCCATTCTCTCAGTTGAGAACGAGGATGTCTACTGGACGTAGATCCTTGTCAACATCTGAAACCCAATGAAACTTCTTTACGCGCAGGAACACAATCTTTGTAACAGATATCCATAGTAACATCTCAAACTAAGTCATGGAGAAACTTAATTCCAACGTCTTTAACATAGTGGAGCGCATGATCACCAAAGATATCCATAGATTTCCTGTTAATCTTGGTTGTCATTTTTCTAACCTTCTACTATTTGATTTCCAACAAGTCCAACATTCAACAATAGCTACATTTTCAACAAGTCCAACATTTAGGCTACTAGGCTACTGATTTTACCAAAGTGCATATTGAAGCATCATTTTTTCCCACATTTTGTTTTTGAATCTTTTCTGGGGTTACTAAATCCCACACAATTATCAATTTCATACTTGCTCCGTCCTAATTTATTTGTCTAAGTTGGTTCTTGCATGAAGATAAAGGAAAGCAGAGAGAGGAAATGTTTTTCCAAAATTATCCTAAGCTAGTATTTAAGATACATAGTTTTTACATATCTAAGTTTTTGGTCTTTCTATGGAGAATTCAAAAGGAAATAAAAGAGAAACCTTAACTCAAGATAATAAAGGATATATAGAGAGAGGACTATTAAGATTGTGTATATGAAATAGAATACACAATTCTCAATACCATGACCTGATTCCAACATAGGGGTAGATTAGGATAGAATGGAGAAAAATATGAAACCTACCAACTAAAGTAGGACAAAAAAATCCCGAATTTAGAGAAATAAACTAGGAGAAagggaatacaaaaataaaacaatCTTTATCATTAGATCCAATGGATTGATAATTCTTATGAAATTTGGTAAACCCGTAACAATGTTTTACCTGTTTCACCAAATTGATACtaaatgttggaatattttcaacgtcgctaaccaaaggggggtcctggggggcatcgcccccaggctgtggtcgacctgataAATTTAGGATAGAAGATagtattatgtcacttttatagaagatagtactagatatgcttatacatatttaatgaaatctaaggatgaagtctttgataaatttaggatttataaagcagaagtagagacacaattagagcacaaaattaagattttacgttctgatcgtggtggtgaatactttcctactgaatttaattccttttgtcaagagcatggtttagttcatcaacgtactgcaccttacacacctcaacaaaatggtatggctgaaaggaaaaatagaactttgattgatatggttaattgcatgcttataagttctggtttgcctaattctttgtggggtgaagctatgttgtctgcatgttatattttgaatagaattcctttgaaaaagaagagtgtttctccttatgagttgtggtttaagaggaaaccaaacttgagaagacttaaagtctggggttgtttagcatatgttcgaaagcctgatcccaaaagaccaaagttgggaaacagggcttataaatgtgcttttgtgggatactctcttaatagtatcacctacagatttataaaccttgacacttttgagattatagaatctgtagatgtggaattctttgagaacttaaataggaacagttctcaaatgcaacccatggagaatccattgttacctgatatagaacctatggagattgataacaatgatgaaaatccctctcctacttatgacaatgatatttcagtgcctactgaagatatcgaacctagaaggagtaagagaggaaggattgagaaaaagcctgatccaaactttatttattaccttgtagaggcaaataagaatagaattcttagtgttaaccagtatgttatgcatactgatgatgaccctaaaacttatgctgaagccatgagttctagagatgcaaatttctggaaagaagccatcaatgatgaaaagcattcgcttttgactaacgggacttgggtattagtaaatttacctcctggtgctaaagcaataggaagtaaatggatattcaagagaaagttgagagctgatggtgaagttgataagtttaaggcaaggctagttgccaagggttataaacaaagacatggtattgattactttgatacatatgctcctgttgcacgcatctcatccattcgttgcttgattgcacttgcttctattcataagttggttgtgcatcaaatggatgtcaaaactgcttttctaaatggggatttagaagaagagatatatatggaacaacctgaaggtttcatattaccaggccaagagaagaaagtttgcaagttagtgaaatctctctatggtttgaagcaagcccctatgcaatggcatgagaagtttgataaagtagttttgtcatatggtttgtggtgaatgatgcggacaaatgtatctatagtaagcatgatagttctggttgtgtgattctctgtttgtatgttgatgatatgttaatctttgggtctgacatatctgttgtggaagaaacaaagaagtttcttagttctaactttgatatgaaggatttaggagaggctgatgtaatcttgggaattaagatcctaagaaagggagatgagttggttttaactcaatctcattatattgagaaatttctcaagaaatatggtcactttgatgacaatccagcacctactcctttagaccatactatcaagttaatgaagaacaccggccgtactcatgctcaacttgagtattctagtgttattgggagtcttatgtacgctatgcattgcacaagaccggacatagcccaagccgtgggaatattatgtcgtttctcaagtaatccaggatatgaacactggaaagcagtttcaagagttatggcttacttgaaaggaacaataaattttggtttgcattaccaaggctatcccgctgcactagaggggtacagcgatgctaactggaacaatgtagaatcaaattccaagtcaacttctggatggatttttacattagggggtgctgctgtgtcttggagttccaagaagcagacttgtatctgattcaacaatgttgtcagaattgatagctttaactgatgcatgtaaggaggcagattggcttagaaacctacttatggaaattcctttttggaagaagccaactccggcggtcttgattaattgtgataatcaagctacaatctataatgtctctaataagacttataatggaaagtctagacatgcaagtcttagacactacatggttaggcaactactcaagaggggagtagttacggttaactttattgaatcaaagagaatttggcagacccatttacgaaaagtctaccaagttcagtggtttcaataaaaaggaaagaaatgggactaaggtctgtgaaggaagtttgatctcccatagcagaaacccaacctatgttttgaaaaggataaacaaggttcaatgtggtaccaacaagttatggatgtggattatggagcactaatataaaaacttcccatttcttattagtgctggtttctgcaagaaaataggatggatgtaaatccttaatgagtctatgattagtaaaaggtgtatcgcagaaacaccttcgagacttacctatatgagtatggaaataaggccgtttcctaagagaagaagaccgttctctaaagaagactcatgaacaaggatataagcacatggccattaacgtgcttggctacagaacacatgattttatgaaatcaatatgtgtggagactccggttttatcataaggggtacttggttcaagactggtttcaccatagaacctcgataaggctttgagtttcttacactaagtgaaggttcaaatccaaaagatacctatcatttatgtgttgatttcaacgatgatgcttagtctcaattgtgcttgaactacgttggcttgatcccactcgggtacgtaggcagtcacttcggtgatgcagtcactctgatttaaaagttttaactttgttttatggtttttgaaaatagggggagaatgttggaatattttcaacgacCGGTTGGCgtataaaagcctgttcgaaaatttcgaatccaaaagacaccattgatgtctgttgatgaaggaacctgacgtttcgtgaatagaaacctgttggcgaataaaaacctattcccaacaggtgcaaaaccctttataaatagcttctcccagtttcgtttaacatataagaaaaatcaatctgttttctgtgtttcaaaaagcatcatcagaaatcagaaatctctttgtgtgttcttgattgaatcaaggggtacaaaccttgaattcagttttcgttgcagggctttcattgtatcctgaaggcaatatttcgcatacctgttgtaatcgccaattgttattgggagggtagaaatatttgtctaaaagaaatttatacaagccttgaaagttttggagtgcaacactttcttctctgattcattcatcctttgtgaaacccaatcaCTGGGATACCAATTCCTACGGTCAAGACCAAGCCCCACACTTCACTCCCATGGTCCAATCTCTCTCTCTACTTGTACACCCTTTTGATGAAAGCCTATATAATGCAATACAAATTATACAATAAACCTACATCTATAAGAGCTAGAAAGGTAGAATCTTACAGCATAATGAAATCTAGACCCCACATTTTAAACGTGCGTAGTTCCTTCCTATTTCTCTAACGGCCACCCCATATCATTGGTCAAATCTCTTGGACCCATTTAAGTAATGATGGTTAAGAACACGTCTTGTGGTTCTAGGGTCGTGATTTAATCTGAATGTGGGGTTTATTAGTCATTTAACGGCTATATTTAGTAGCCGTAAAGTTGGTTTATGTCTCTGCTAATCTTGTTGGATTTTGGATTTAATTAGTGTTTAATTTGTAAAAAGAGGTCTTGATATGTATGATTTGTCTTGAAGAAATTAAGCCAAAGAGATAAAAGATGGTGAAATAATATCTCCTATACTTTTGCTTTTAGCTTGGAAAATCTTTGGTTTAAATGGGATTACTTGACCCACATAATCTCGATCTTTTCTTCCTCTCAAattttcttgttgttctttttttttttctactaGGAGTGAATAATTTTTCTAGACAAGCTATTCCCTCCGTCCAATTTTACTTGTTTAAATTGTGTTGTTCTTTAACAAATTTGTACCAAAAAATTGGTATATTTCTTATTAAAGTTTTCTaattattaagaaaaaaataaaaattaggatataaaaactaatatattgaacaAACAATTTGAAAGATCGATGGTGTATGTGGAAATAATTTGCatttctttcaagtttttgcagaatccaaattaagcaagtaaacttggacggagggagtatttaacATAAATATTCCTATGGATTAGATTTTCAATTTCTTCTTAAAACGTTCCTATAGATTAGAAATTTGTTCGTTTTTAATTTtctatacataaatgtatatttacTTGCAAGTTGCAAACATTTTATGCTTAATAGTAGCAAAGGATAATTACAAGCCAACTCAAGTAGTATTTACCACTAAGGCAGAGGTAATATTCTCTTTTATCCCTAATCATCAAAATTTTCTGGTTGGTAAACAACTGGATCCGAAAGCATCCAATGGTTCCAAAGGAGACCATGAGTAATAATcaacacaagaagaagaaaaaaacatcttTTTGTATGTATTAGATGAAAATGATTAGCTTTTTAACTGTAACTACAAACAGTTTGCAAATTTTGGATAATTACTAAGGTTTGTCCAAAGGCTAGAGACAGAATTTTTGTACGTCTAGAGTAGCATTTTCGCACAAATTAAATTAAAGGATTTGTCAAAGACCTACTAGCGTAAGTGCAATGACAAGGATTTTTTACCACCAACCCACTCCACACATGACACCAATTTTCACTTTCTCAAAAGTAATCATGGCTTAATTACAATTGCTTTAGTGATGATTTGACTTAACCCTTTGCACTAATTCGTCATTAAAAATACGAAGATTAAGGCTTTTAATTATTTGACCATATTTGACTCCTCGAGTTACTATATTTCTTGAGATTTTGAACGTATACCCTTCTGAATGGCGGAAACAACTACATTTCCTAAATGAGACTCCTTCTATTTCCTAAATGAGACTCCTTCTATTCACATAATAGTAGGCCTCATAATATCGCATGTCGTGTCATATGTGACTGTTGAAAATAACTTGACGAAAGAATGTTTAGACTCGACCCGTGAAATTTTATAACCTCTATAACACTGTAACAATTATGTCCCTATATGACCATCGGGCACTTTTTTTCCTTACAAATGGGTGTCGGCAACCCTTTACAATTGCATACCTAGCCCAAGAAGGTGGGAGCAGGTAAGAAACAATATGATGCATATAACAGTACCTTCCAAGATGAAGTGTGACAGTAAATATTTCAATCAGGTTGTGCCGTTGTGAGTCTTGTGACCTTCAAATTGATTCAAACTTCCATTAATATTAAtatcttttttttatcaatacaacAAAAAAATTTATAAATTAAGAAAGTATGTTACAAGGAGGAGAGGAGAACGAACAGAAAAGAGATAAAaagttagaaaagaaaaaaagaccaaAGCATTTCTGCTCTAATCGACAAGAAAGAACACCAGTAAGTTCAATATGTTCAAGGTCTTGGTAGCCAAGAACCTAAACCACCGGAACTGCCCCAAAATCGAGGAAGACCTCCATTAAAAAAGTGCAATCAACACTGCCTATTAACTACAAGATCCCAGTTGTACTATAGATTCTGAAAAGTAATGCCTCTAAACGATATGGTTGTAGAGGTCCAATATAGTAATAGAGCTTTAATCCACCTAATCAAGTTTTCTTGCGAGTATTCTGAATCTTGGAAAATGCACTTATTCCTCTGTTTCCATACTCCCCAAACGAAAGCAAAGGGTAGTAATTCCCAAAGAGTTTTGTCGTTCTCAGTGAGCCCGCGAGCCTGTTGCTCGATAAACAAGTTTGTAGTGTTTTCACAAATAACCCAATCCCTGTGAAATTCCTTCATGAAGTACATCCAAACAACATACATTTCAGGGCAGTGAATGAAGAGATGATCGATGGTTTCTTCATTCGACTTGCAAAATATACACCTATTTGCTAACTGCCACCCCTTCTTACGTAGATTATCTTGAGTTAAAATAGACTTATGATGAATTAACCAAACAAAGAAACAGACCTTGGTTGGTACTAATGGTTTCCATATTTGTGCAGAAGGGAAAATTATACCTGAGTTCTTCGCCAGACCTTGGTAGCACGACTTCACTGAAAAGACTCCACTAGTCTCCCATCTCCAACTTCTGATATCTTCCACATCACTTAAGATAACCCCCTCTAATACAGAAGATAGAGTTGTTGCCTCGTGGATCTCCGTATCAGTGAGTCTTCTTTTAAAATCCAAGTCCCAACTAGTACCCCCTTCTACGTTTCTTGTAGCTAGTTCGCTTACCCAACTCCCTTGCTTTCTAGTAACTTCATAAAGATTTGGGAACTTGTCCTTGAGCACATCCCCACCCAGCCATCTATCCAACCAGAATCGAGTTCTTCTCCCATTTCCAACCTTGTGCATTATTCCCAATCTGAATTTATCCATTTTGTTGCAAATCCCTCTCCATAACCCCATGCCATATGGTCGCTTAGTTTGCTTAGCATCCCACCAATTATTATCACACCCATAATTATCCTCAAAAAATATTCTCCACAGTGCCTCCGGTTCATTTGAGAATCTCCATAGTCACTTGCACAGTaatgcatcattcatcactgaTATAACTTTTATCCCCAACCCTCCCTCTTGTTTACTATGACATACTTTGTGCCATGCCACCAGTGCAAATCTATTTCTACCATCTTTCGTTCCCCAAAGAAAAGTTCTCATTGCTCTTTCGATCTTCTTTGCTACGGGAGGAGGAATTGTGAAGGCAGACATCAAGTAGACTGCATGTGCACATAAAACACTCTTAATAAGTACCAATCTACCACCATACAAGAGATACCTTCTTTTCCAGCCTTCTAATCTTTTCTCCACACTCTCCACTACCATGTCCCAAATCTTCTTGCACCTATATTGAGCCCCTGCTGGCATTCCCAAATACTTGAAAGGCAAATCTTCGAGTGTACAACCGAGAAAATCTTCCACAAACTCGTCAAGTGTAGTATCTCCAATACTAATTGTTGTACTTTTCGTCAGATTTATACTTAGTCCCGACACCAACTCAAAACAGGTTAAAATTGCCCTAATAGTATGTAAACTTTGAGACTTATCTGCGCTAAAGAGTAAAGTGTCGTCAGCAAAAAGCAAGTGCGAAAAAACAGGTCCATCCATAGTGACCTTAAATCCAGATAAACAACCATTTTCTTCAGCTCTAGCGATCATCCGACAGAACCCTTCCATGACCATGGTGAATAAGAATGGAGACAAGGGGTCCCCTTGCCTAAGTCCCCTAGAGATCCTAAAATTAACACCTGGCACCCCATTAACCAAGACAGAAAAGTGTGCATGGGAATGCAAGAACAAATCCAGTTCCTCCAGGTAAAATCAAACCCCATCCTCTCCATTACCTTAAGTAGATAATTCCAGTTCACCTTATCATACGCTTTCTACACATCCAACTTCATCACCCATCCAGCTTCATTTTGTTTCATCCTTGTATCCATACATTCATTAGCGAGTAATATGCAGTCAGTAATCTGTCTCCCAGCTACGAATGCACTTTGGGTGTCTGATATCAGACTAGGAAGTACTTGTTTTAGTTTCATCGCCAACGTC encodes:
- the LOC113347588 gene encoding protein BIG GRAIN 1-like A; this encodes MDQLKWEKSLRESNYRDERSKNPSFSSSLLDEIYRSIDEGDHNGGGGGGGCFIKEGVEEVIYREKTMKKKQSSNNNREELIENWMEKRIMSTTEKVVVRRNSLSADLEKNYSSSNASRVFNSSSSDSCYGSSGFSSSETDQSSIYSSSRSSSMKPPSIKPIRTSFSSEETKKIASVPPQPKPTKKSRTLKIYGDLKKVKQPISPGSKIASFINSLFTKENSKKPKFSNSLNGDEYHNHNRHEDSRIYKSGYGSNSTCSSVSSYSRSCLSKNTSNSSNRIKRSVRFYPVSVIVDEDCRPCGHKCLYETDEPGLMAKGRKPSDTKSSSLMNMDEDLKFQIMEKNRRIEEKARDLLKGYQKKKNDYEMKDYLDEDDDDEYDDAASDASSDLFELSSINGGSIDQRYREELPVYETTHFLTNRAIANGLIR